A stretch of Amycolatopsis balhimycina FH 1894 DNA encodes these proteins:
- a CDS encoding glycoside hydrolase family 27 protein, translating to MRLDHGIAANRNASTGSTGLVLLLVVLTWLLSLPVVSPALANGLAGTPPMGWNSWNQVRCYDLTEDVVKKAADALADTGLRDAGYHYVVVDDCWQAPRRAADGSLQGDPKRFPHGIADLADYVHSRGLLFGIYAVPGSRTCAMANDAYPASGIGSLGHERQDAETFDRWGVDYLKYDWCDADTVDGLDRKAAFEKMRDELAALPRPMVYAISEYGVSSPWTWARPVANLWRTTYDLTPTWDSVLATIDRQAAVAVHSGSPGGWNDPDMLQVGNGTLTADEARAHFSVWAVLNAPLFAGTDPAKLSDADLATLGNGEAIAVDQDFAGGQGRQLDAGPGYQVWGKPLSDGGFAVVLLNTGGTTATVSAAIPGAWHVRDLWAHRDAGTAVSAALRPHQAALLKLTPR from the coding sequence GTGCGATTGGATCACGGCATCGCCGCGAACCGGAACGCCAGTACCGGGAGCACGGGCCTCGTGCTCCTGCTCGTCGTGCTGACCTGGCTGCTCAGCCTGCCGGTGGTCTCGCCTGCGCTGGCGAACGGCCTGGCCGGGACCCCGCCGATGGGCTGGAACAGCTGGAACCAGGTCCGCTGCTACGACCTCACCGAAGACGTCGTCAAGAAGGCCGCCGACGCGCTCGCCGACACCGGCCTGCGTGACGCGGGTTACCACTACGTCGTCGTCGACGACTGCTGGCAAGCGCCGCGGCGCGCCGCCGACGGCTCGCTGCAGGGGGACCCGAAGCGGTTCCCGCACGGCATCGCCGACCTCGCCGACTACGTCCACTCGCGCGGCCTGCTCTTCGGCATCTACGCCGTGCCCGGCAGCCGGACCTGCGCCATGGCGAACGACGCCTACCCCGCGTCCGGCATCGGCTCGCTCGGCCACGAGCGCCAGGACGCCGAGACGTTCGACCGCTGGGGCGTCGACTACCTCAAGTACGACTGGTGCGACGCCGACACCGTCGACGGCCTCGACCGGAAAGCGGCGTTCGAGAAGATGCGCGACGAGCTCGCCGCGCTGCCCCGCCCGATGGTCTACGCCATTTCCGAATACGGCGTCTCGAGCCCGTGGACCTGGGCGCGGCCGGTGGCGAACCTGTGGCGGACCACCTACGACCTGACCCCGACCTGGGACTCCGTGCTCGCCACGATCGACCGGCAGGCCGCCGTCGCCGTCCACAGTGGCTCGCCCGGTGGCTGGAACGACCCGGACATGCTGCAGGTCGGCAACGGCACGCTGACCGCCGACGAGGCCCGCGCGCACTTCAGCGTCTGGGCCGTGCTCAACGCACCGCTGTTCGCCGGCACCGATCCGGCGAAGCTGAGCGACGCCGATCTGGCGACGCTGGGCAACGGGGAAGCGATCGCCGTCGACCAGGACTTCGCGGGCGGCCAGGGGCGGCAGCTCGACGCGGGCCCCGGCTACCAGGTGTGGGGAAAACCCTTGAGCGACGGGGGTTTCGCGGTGGTGCTGCTCAACACCGGCGGCACCACCGCGACCGTCTCCGCGGCGATCCCGGGCGCGTGGCACGTCCGGGACCTGTGGGCACACCGGGACGCCGGAACCGCGGTGTCGG
- a CDS encoding gamma carbonic anhydrase family protein — protein MPIYALGSLEPTIHPDAYVHPDATVIGDVRIGAHASVWPQTVLRGDHGYIEIGERSNIQDGCVVHCTKRHPTILGPSSAVGHAVHIEGATIGTGCLIASGSVVLNGSVIEDGGMVGAGAVLSYGSHVKTGEIALGVPGKTRENTSFGPEDIALVVDSYVERARRFRTELRRLDPLG, from the coding sequence ATGCCGATCTACGCACTCGGCTCCCTCGAGCCGACGATCCACCCCGACGCCTACGTCCACCCCGATGCGACGGTGATCGGCGACGTCCGGATCGGCGCCCACGCGTCGGTGTGGCCGCAGACGGTACTGCGCGGCGACCACGGGTACATCGAGATCGGCGAGCGCTCGAACATCCAGGACGGCTGTGTCGTGCACTGCACGAAACGCCACCCGACGATCCTCGGCCCGTCGTCGGCGGTCGGCCACGCCGTGCACATCGAGGGCGCGACGATCGGCACGGGCTGCCTGATCGCGTCCGGTTCGGTGGTGCTGAACGGCTCGGTGATCGAGGACGGCGGCATGGTCGGCGCGGGCGCGGTCCTGTCGTACGGCTCACACGTCAAGACCGGGGAAATCGCGCTGGGCGTGCCGGGGAAGACGCGGGAGAACACGTCGTTCGGCCCGGAGGACATCGCGCTCGTGGTGGATTCCTACGTCGAGCGGGCGCGCCGGTTCCGGACCGAGCTGCGGCGGCTCGACCCGCTCGGGTGA
- a CDS encoding uracil-DNA glycosylase yields the protein MTARPLQDIVEAGWAKALEPVAPQVAAMGEFLRAEIAAGRTYLPAGEHVLRAFQQPFHDVRVLIVGQDPYPTPGHAVGLSFSVAPDVRPIPKSLVNIYKEYTEDLGHPLPSNGDLTPWADQGVLLLNRALTVQPGKSNSHQGKGWEDVTEQAIKALAARSEPMVAILWGRNARNLRPMLGDVPCIESAHPSPLSAHNGFFGSRPFSRANQLLADQGAQPVDWKLP from the coding sequence GTGACCGCACGACCGCTGCAGGACATCGTCGAGGCAGGCTGGGCGAAAGCCCTCGAACCGGTGGCGCCGCAGGTCGCCGCGATGGGGGAGTTCCTCCGCGCGGAGATCGCCGCGGGCCGGACCTACCTGCCGGCGGGTGAACACGTGCTGCGGGCGTTCCAGCAGCCGTTCCACGACGTGCGCGTGCTGATCGTCGGGCAGGACCCGTACCCGACGCCCGGGCACGCGGTGGGCCTGAGCTTTTCGGTGGCGCCGGACGTCCGGCCGATCCCGAAGAGCCTGGTCAACATCTACAAGGAGTACACCGAGGACCTCGGCCACCCGCTGCCGTCGAACGGCGACCTGACGCCGTGGGCCGACCAGGGCGTGCTGCTGCTCAACAGGGCGCTGACGGTCCAGCCCGGCAAGTCGAACTCGCACCAGGGCAAGGGCTGGGAAGACGTCACCGAGCAGGCGATCAAGGCCCTCGCGGCGCGGTCCGAGCCGATGGTGGCGATCCTGTGGGGCCGCAACGCGCGCAACCTGCGGCCGATGCTGGGCGATGTCCCGTGCATCGAGTCGGCACACCCCAGCCCGCTCTCGGCGCACAACGGCTTCTTCGGGTCGCGGCCGTTCAGCCGGGCCAACCAGCTGCTCGCCGACCAGGGGGCCCAGCCCGTCGACTGGAAACTTCCCTGA
- a CDS encoding alpha/beta fold hydrolase: protein MNVTSVDGTSIFFEQRGDGPPVILIGGAFNDRTTVVGLAEVLAGDFTTIVYDRRGRGDSGDTSPYAVEREIEDIAALIAQVGGTASVFGHSSGAILALEAGAAGLGIDKLVAYEPPYTVADRTSSADDLVDRVRAAIEAGDRDEAVRLFLVEGADTPAELIDGMKADPVWGWFTALAHTLPYDLTIVGPGGRLPADRLARISTPALVIDGSESPSWFAATARAVTAAIPGARHETLAGQDHGVLQFPETLRGLLTDFLK, encoded by the coding sequence ATGAACGTCACATCGGTCGACGGCACGTCCATCTTCTTCGAGCAGCGCGGCGACGGCCCGCCGGTGATCCTGATCGGCGGCGCGTTCAACGACCGGACGACCGTGGTGGGTCTGGCCGAGGTGCTGGCAGGCGACTTCACGACGATCGTTTACGACCGCCGCGGGCGTGGGGACTCGGGTGACACTTCGCCGTACGCGGTCGAGCGTGAGATCGAGGACATCGCGGCGCTGATCGCGCAGGTGGGCGGGACGGCGTCGGTGTTCGGCCACTCGTCGGGCGCGATCCTGGCCCTGGAGGCGGGCGCGGCCGGTCTGGGGATCGACAAGCTGGTGGCGTACGAGCCGCCGTACACCGTGGCGGACCGCACGTCGTCCGCGGACGATCTCGTGGACCGCGTGCGCGCCGCGATCGAGGCGGGCGACCGCGACGAGGCCGTCCGGCTCTTCCTGGTCGAGGGCGCGGACACCCCGGCGGAGCTGATCGACGGGATGAAGGCGGACCCGGTCTGGGGCTGGTTCACGGCGCTGGCGCACACGCTGCCGTACGACCTGACGATCGTCGGCCCGGGCGGCCGTCTCCCGGCGGACCGCCTGGCCCGGATCTCGACGCCGGCGCTGGTCATCGACGGCAGCGAGAGCCCGTCCTGGTTCGCCGCGACGGCCCGGGCGGTGACGGCCGCGATCCCGGGCGCCCGCCACGAGACCCTCGCCGGCCAGGACCACGGCGTCCTGCAGTTCCCGGAAACCCTCCGCGGACTGCTGACCGACTTCCTCAAGTAG
- the rpmB gene encoding 50S ribosomal protein L28, whose product MAAVCDVCGKGPGFGKSVSHSHRRTNRRWNPNIQTVHAKVGVSQRKRLNVCTSCIKAGKVVRG is encoded by the coding sequence GTGGCTGCCGTGTGCGACGTCTGTGGCAAGGGACCCGGCTTCGGCAAGTCGGTCTCGCACTCCCACCGCCGTACCAACCGCCGGTGGAACCCGAACATCCAGACCGTCCACGCCAAGGTGGGTGTGTCCCAGCGCAAGCGCCTGAACGTGTGCACCTCGTGCATCAAGGCGGGCAAGGTCGTTCGCGGCTGA